The Candidatus Methylomirabilis limnetica genome has a window encoding:
- the dusB gene encoding tRNA dihydrouridine synthase DusB, translated as MRIGPHKLKNNLIVAPMAGVTDRPFRMLCRSMGAGMAVSEMVASNSLLYGSEKTKRRTNHDGEADPISVQLLGADPKMLAQAARYNVDAGAQIIDINMGCPAKKICHVMAGSALLRNEALVAQILETVVAAVSVPVTLKIRTGWDTKNRNAVRIAQIAEISGIQALAIHGRTRACAYTGEAEYDTIAAVKASVKIPVIANGDITTPEKAHYVLEYTGADAVMIGRAAQGRPWLFREIAHFLETGVRLPAPQVDEIQRVLLNHLHGLYDLYGERTGLRVARKHISWYTKGLADSAQFRHYMNQLESIAEQLIAVNDFFAGQLQRGERLHYAEELAA; from the coding sequence ATGCGCATCGGCCCTCACAAGCTCAAAAACAACCTGATTGTCGCCCCCATGGCTGGCGTGACGGATCGGCCTTTCCGCATGTTGTGCAGGAGCATGGGCGCAGGCATGGCGGTTAGCGAAATGGTGGCCTCCAACTCGCTGCTGTATGGTTCGGAAAAAACTAAACGGCGTACCAATCATGATGGCGAGGCCGATCCGATCTCGGTGCAGCTCCTCGGCGCTGATCCGAAAATGCTGGCACAGGCCGCCCGTTACAACGTGGATGCGGGCGCGCAAATCATCGACATCAATATGGGCTGCCCGGCGAAAAAGATTTGCCATGTTATGGCCGGTTCCGCGCTGTTGCGGAATGAGGCGCTGGTGGCACAAATACTTGAAACGGTGGTAGCGGCGGTGAGCGTACCGGTTACCTTGAAAATACGCACCGGATGGGATACGAAAAATCGCAATGCGGTGCGCATCGCGCAGATCGCCGAAATCAGCGGTATCCAGGCGCTTGCCATTCATGGCCGCACCCGCGCTTGCGCCTACACCGGTGAGGCGGAATATGACACCATCGCGGCAGTGAAAGCCAGCGTGAAGATTCCCGTCATCGCCAACGGCGACATCACCACCCCGGAGAAAGCCCACTATGTGTTGGAGTACACCGGTGCGGATGCCGTGATGATAGGCCGAGCCGCACAGGGCCGCCCGTGGCTGTTCCGCGAAATCGCTCATTTTCTAGAGACCGGTGTGCGCCTGCCCGCGCCACAAGTGGATGAAATTCAGCGCGTGCTGCTCAATCACCTGCACGGCCTGTACGATTTGTACGGTGAACGTACCGGCTTGCGTGTGGCGCGCAAACACATCTCCTGGTACACCAAAGGGCTGGCCGACTCGGCGCAGTTCCGCCACTACATGAATCAACTGGAAAGCATTGCGGAACAATTGATAGCAGTAAATGATTTCTTTGCTGGGCAGTTGCAGCGCGGGGAACGCCTGCACTATGCCGAGGAACTGGCTGCATAA
- a CDS encoding Trm112 family protein codes for MIDKELLEILACPACKAEVVLDEPASRIVCTACGRRYPVRDGIPVMLIDEAEAGPPAKK; via the coding sequence ATGATCGATAAGGAACTGCTTGAAATATTGGCGTGCCCCGCATGCAAGGCCGAGGTGGTGTTGGACGAGCCGGCATCCAGGATCGTCTGTACCGCCTGCGGGCGACGCTATCCTGTTCGGGACGGCATCCCGGTCATGCTGATCGACGAGGCGGAAGCTGGACCGCCGGCGAAGAAATAG
- the rimI gene encoding ribosomal protein S18-alanine N-acetyltransferase, with the protein MSKTRLSVTCHSMRREDLPEVLVIESLSFAEPWTEEMFLQEFTSEGIAEPLVARVDEGSGERIVGFLCAWIVSGELHINNIGVHPSYRRRGVAAQLLEGMLGRAYAKGVTVSYLEVRESNEAAAALYKCYGYHPIGRRRNYYDHPQEDAIMMRKALL; encoded by the coding sequence ATGAGCAAGACGAGACTTTCAGTTACGTGCCATTCGATGCGCAGGGAAGATCTGCCGGAGGTGCTGGTGATTGAGAGCCTCTCGTTCGCCGAACCGTGGACCGAGGAGATGTTCTTGCAGGAGTTTACCTCCGAGGGGATAGCCGAGCCGCTCGTGGCAAGGGTGGATGAAGGTTCGGGAGAGCGGATAGTGGGCTTCCTGTGCGCGTGGATCGTCAGCGGGGAACTGCATATTAACAATATCGGGGTGCATCCGAGCTATCGACGACGCGGGGTCGCCGCTCAACTGCTGGAAGGGATGCTTGGTCGAGCCTATGCCAAGGGTGTCACAGTAAGCTACTTGGAGGTGAGGGAGTCGAACGAGGCGGCTGCTGCGCTGTACAAATGTTACGGCTATCATCCGATCGGCCGCCGCCGCAACTACTACGATCACCCACAGGAAGATGCCATCATGATGCGCAAGGCGCTGCTCTGA
- a CDS encoding GreA/GreB family elongation factor, whose translation MKIDALLDGLRAEFNKLDREFKVDIPKKIQTARELGDLSESGEYETIKDRQGFVKARMIFLQQRISEISKIDLRAVPKDRVALGSTVHLVDEDSGEESVYTLVFPELMDSKRGWISVASPVGRSLIGKQVGDRVVMNMPSGTKAFEMMSFQTLHESLQSNPDGTGS comes from the coding sequence ATGAAGATCGATGCATTGCTTGATGGGCTTCGAGCAGAGTTCAATAAGCTCGATCGGGAGTTCAAGGTAGATATCCCGAAGAAGATCCAGACTGCCAGAGAGTTGGGCGATCTTAGTGAGAGCGGTGAGTACGAAACGATCAAGGACCGGCAGGGTTTTGTCAAGGCCCGGATGATCTTTCTACAACAGCGGATATCAGAGATCAGCAAGATCGACCTGAGAGCGGTCCCGAAGGACCGCGTCGCCCTGGGCAGCACCGTGCATCTTGTGGACGAAGATAGTGGGGAGGAAAGTGTTTACACTCTGGTCTTTCCAGAGCTGATGGATAGCAAGCGTGGCTGGATTTCGGTTGCCTCCCCGGTTGGACGAAGCCTCATCGGTAAACAGGTCGGCGATCGGGTCGTGATGAATATGCCAAGCGGGACCAAGGCTTTTGAAATGATGAGCTTTCAGACGCTGCACGAGAGCCTACAAAGCAACCCCGACGGGACGGGCTCCTGA
- the gltX gene encoding glutamate--tRNA ligase, with protein sequence MASKVRVRFAPSPTGFLHVGGARTALYNWLFARHENGVFILRIEDTDVERSTDESVTTILDSLRWLGLDWDEGPEVGGPAGPYRQAERLTLYQEHARKLLDEGKAYYCTCTPEELEGRRKAALAAGTSPKYDGRCRARGNDLAGVGGRGAAVRLLVRDEGSIEIADLVHGPIRFERADLDDFILLRSDGMPTYNFAVVIDDVLMDITHVIRGDDHISNTPRQIMLYEAMGLPVPYFAHIPMILGSDRSRLSKRHGATSVLAYQQMGYLPEAMVNYLVRLGWSHGDQEIFSQEELVRHFSLEKVGKTPAVFDPVKLEWLNGQYIKHIAPDRLTALLRPFWEAAGVSQQELFQGDEAWLHRVACLFQERARTVTELASSSRFVFTGKIERDKAVAMKVLSNEAKARIRALLPEIEALPTFTAATLESLFRMRAEALGLKLVDLAQPFRVGLSGKSVSPPIFPIMELMGWEAARRRVEEALEEEG encoded by the coding sequence ATGGCGTCCAAGGTAAGGGTCAGATTCGCGCCAAGCCCAACGGGGTTTCTGCACGTCGGTGGGGCCAGGACCGCGCTGTATAACTGGTTATTCGCCCGCCATGAGAATGGAGTCTTCATCCTTCGGATAGAAGACACCGATGTCGAACGGTCTACGGATGAATCGGTGACGACGATCCTCGATTCGTTGCGCTGGCTCGGCCTGGACTGGGATGAGGGTCCAGAGGTGGGCGGACCGGCTGGACCGTACCGGCAGGCTGAGCGCCTGACGCTGTACCAGGAGCATGCCCGGAAACTCCTGGATGAAGGGAAGGCCTATTACTGTACCTGTACGCCGGAAGAGCTGGAAGGCAGACGCAAGGCGGCGCTTGCTGCCGGGACCTCCCCGAAGTACGACGGCCGCTGCCGTGCGCGCGGAAACGATCTGGCGGGAGTGGGCGGAAGAGGCGCCGCCGTCCGTCTGCTGGTTCGGGACGAGGGGAGCATTGAGATTGCGGACCTCGTTCACGGTCCTATTCGCTTCGAGCGTGCCGATCTGGACGACTTCATCCTCCTTCGCTCCGACGGGATGCCAACGTATAACTTCGCTGTAGTGATAGACGATGTGCTGATGGACATTACGCACGTGATCAGGGGCGACGACCATATTTCCAATACGCCACGTCAGATCATGCTCTACGAGGCGATGGGTCTCCCTGTCCCATACTTCGCCCATATCCCCATGATTCTAGGGTCGGATCGCTCGCGTCTTTCAAAGCGGCATGGCGCTACGTCGGTCTTGGCCTACCAGCAGATGGGTTACCTGCCTGAGGCGATGGTGAACTACCTGGTACGGCTTGGTTGGTCCCACGGCGATCAGGAGATCTTCAGTCAGGAAGAGCTGGTCAGGCACTTCAGCCTCGAGAAGGTGGGCAAGACCCCCGCAGTCTTCGATCCGGTCAAGCTCGAGTGGCTGAATGGCCAGTACATCAAGCATATCGCCCCTGATCGGCTGACGGCGTTGCTGAGGCCCTTCTGGGAGGCGGCCGGCGTGAGTCAGCAAGAGCTGTTCCAGGGGGACGAAGCCTGGTTGCATCGGGTGGCCTGCCTCTTTCAGGAGCGGGCCAGGACCGTGACGGAGCTCGCATCCTCGTCCAGGTTCGTGTTCACCGGGAAGATAGAGCGCGACAAGGCAGTAGCCATGAAGGTTCTGTCAAACGAGGCGAAGGCCAGGATTCGCGCGCTCTTGCCGGAGATCGAGGCGCTGCCGACCTTTACTGCGGCAACCCTGGAGTCGCTGTTCCGGATGAGGGCAGAGGCCCTTGGTCTGAAACTGGTCGACCTGGCCCAGCCCTTCAGGGTTGGGCTGTCCGGGAAAAGCGTCAGTCCCCCCATCTTTCCGATTATGGAGTTGATGGGATGGGAGGCAGCGCGACGTCGGGTAGAAGAAGCACTGGAGGAGGAAGGATGA